In Virgibacillus sp. NKC19-16, a single genomic region encodes these proteins:
- a CDS encoding DAK2 domain-containing protein, producing the protein MTVQKLDGVTFAQMVQSGAYHLADNAKKIDALNVFPVPDGDTGTNMNLSMTSGASEVKELDSNDVSEVANAFAKGLLMGARGNSGVILSQIFRGFSKGMDKKQTLTAGDLANAFDSGVATAYKAVMKPVEGTILTVAKDAAKEAVKQAKKETDVIALMEHVITEAKASLKRTPDLLPVLKEVGVVDSGGQGLVTIYEGFLAALKGEELPENDSDIDMDDMVNAEHHKITQDFMDTADIEFGYCTEFMVKFEKEKIAKNPFNEEDFRNELSEHGDSLLVVSDDDIVKVHVHAEYPGTVMTLGQRYGSLINMKIENMREQHTALVGDKSNKETPKEKTEYAIVTVAIGSGLKTLLESLGASVVIEGGQTMNPSTQDITDAIKQANANNILILPNNKNIIMAADQAAKLAEENVEVVPTSTIPQGISAMLAFHPQSDITTNKETMDEARKLVKTGQVTYAVRDTQIDGMTIENGNFMGIANGKIKASHQDKMEVVKLLINEMISEDDEILTILQGEDTEDKEVETLVSYMSEAYEDIEVEVHKGNQPVYSYILSVE; encoded by the coding sequence GTGACGGTACAAAAGTTGGATGGCGTTACTTTTGCGCAAATGGTACAATCTGGAGCATACCATTTAGCAGACAATGCCAAAAAAATAGATGCATTGAATGTATTTCCAGTACCAGATGGTGATACTGGAACAAATATGAATTTATCGATGACTTCCGGAGCGAGCGAAGTTAAGGAACTGGACAGTAATGATGTCTCTGAAGTGGCGAATGCTTTTGCTAAAGGGTTATTAATGGGAGCCAGAGGGAACTCCGGTGTTATTCTATCGCAGATTTTCCGTGGTTTTTCAAAAGGAATGGATAAAAAACAAACCCTTACAGCCGGAGATTTAGCAAATGCTTTTGATAGTGGTGTTGCAACAGCATATAAAGCTGTTATGAAACCAGTAGAAGGAACCATTTTAACGGTTGCAAAAGATGCTGCAAAAGAAGCTGTCAAACAAGCAAAAAAGGAAACCGATGTAATCGCTTTAATGGAACATGTAATAACGGAAGCGAAAGCATCATTGAAACGTACACCTGATTTATTACCCGTTTTAAAAGAAGTCGGTGTTGTTGATTCAGGTGGACAAGGCCTGGTTACAATTTATGAAGGCTTTTTAGCTGCGTTAAAAGGAGAAGAACTTCCGGAAAATGACTCTGATATAGATATGGATGATATGGTAAATGCAGAACATCATAAAATCACACAGGATTTCATGGATACAGCTGATATTGAATTTGGTTATTGCACGGAATTCATGGTTAAATTTGAAAAGGAGAAAATAGCTAAAAATCCTTTTAATGAAGAAGATTTTCGGAATGAGTTAAGTGAACATGGTGATTCCTTATTGGTTGTTTCCGATGATGATATTGTAAAAGTTCATGTACATGCGGAATATCCAGGAACGGTTATGACACTTGGTCAGCGATATGGTAGTTTGATTAATATGAAAATAGAAAACATGCGTGAACAGCATACGGCTCTTGTAGGAGATAAAAGTAATAAAGAAACACCCAAAGAAAAAACGGAATATGCGATTGTGACTGTTGCTATAGGAAGTGGTTTAAAAACGTTGCTGGAAAGTCTTGGTGCTTCTGTTGTGATTGAAGGTGGACAAACAATGAATCCCAGCACACAGGACATTACCGATGCTATTAAACAAGCCAATGCAAATAACATTTTAATTTTACCAAATAACAAAAACATTATTATGGCAGCAGATCAAGCTGCAAAATTAGCAGAAGAAAATGTAGAAGTTGTGCCAACAAGTACGATTCCACAAGGGATAAGTGCGATGTTAGCATTTCATCCCCAATCTGACATCACGACGAATAAAGAAACAATGGATGAAGCCAGAAAGCTTGTCAAAACCGGACAAGTTACATATGCAGTGCGTGATACGCAGATTGATGGTATGACGATCGAGAATGGTAACTTCATGGGAATAGCGAACGGTAAAATTAAAGCATCACATCAAGATAAAATGGAAGTCGTGAAATTATTAATAAATGAAATGATTTCGGAAGATGATGAGATCCTTACTATCTTACAAGGTGAGGATACAGAGGATAAAGAAGTTGAAACGCTTGTTTCCTACATGAGCGAGGCGTATGAAGATATCGAGGTTGAAGTTCATAAGGGGAACCAGCCGGTGTATTCTTATATACTGTCCGTGGAGTAA
- a CDS encoding NCS2 family permease, with the protein MPYKQESKLPHERNFRTQFLAGLTGYLTTVYIVVVNGSILSETGISLESGMIATILASFVGTLLMGLFAKLPLILIPGMGINALFAYSIVEGTGLTFQEGLAAVLLAALIFLITAFTKLGLLLKEAVPGSLKHGITAGLGLFLILIGLEKSGLVVNGDNSVVAIGDFTSPPVIVSLLTLFLAIFLFVKNIPANFLITIICGTILAYFFGVIDTSEGSAVALNEQQLLFIPSFSAIGELSFWLAVFPLAMVLIFENMGLINGQLDMLDREESYSKAYQATAFSTLTCAFFGTSPTVSSAENAAVIASGGKTGKAAITASLLFLGTLFIIPWITMIPDTAISPILILVGMIMAQNIRQIPLDNLAEAMPALLIIVMIPFTYSIADGMAFGFIAYPIVKLAQGKQKELSVALLIISFLFLLDFIMKVIGI; encoded by the coding sequence ATGCCTTATAAACAGGAGTCAAAATTGCCACATGAGCGAAATTTCCGCACTCAATTTCTTGCAGGATTAACCGGTTATCTGACAACTGTATACATTGTGGTTGTCAATGGATCTATACTTAGTGAAACCGGGATTTCTTTAGAAAGCGGTATGATTGCCACTATTCTGGCTAGTTTCGTTGGGACATTATTGATGGGTTTATTTGCCAAATTACCGTTAATACTTATTCCCGGCATGGGAATAAACGCCCTATTCGCCTATTCCATTGTGGAAGGAACTGGGCTTACATTCCAGGAGGGTCTAGCAGCCGTATTATTAGCTGCTCTCATCTTTTTAATCACAGCTTTTACGAAGTTAGGGCTTTTATTAAAAGAAGCTGTACCTGGATCATTAAAACATGGCATTACGGCAGGTTTAGGCTTATTCCTTATTTTAATCGGCTTGGAGAAAAGCGGTCTTGTTGTAAATGGAGATAATAGTGTAGTTGCAATTGGAGACTTTACATCACCACCTGTAATCGTTAGCTTATTAACATTATTCTTGGCGATATTTTTATTTGTAAAAAATATCCCTGCCAATTTTTTGATTACAATAATATGTGGAACTATCCTCGCCTATTTCTTCGGTGTTATTGATACTTCGGAGGGAAGCGCTGTAGCATTAAATGAGCAACAATTACTCTTTATTCCTTCATTTTCTGCGATTGGAGAGCTATCATTTTGGTTGGCAGTGTTCCCACTGGCGATGGTCCTCATTTTCGAGAATATGGGCTTAATTAATGGACAGCTTGATATGCTGGATCGAGAAGAAAGCTACAGTAAGGCCTATCAGGCAACAGCCTTTTCAACGTTGACATGTGCCTTCTTTGGTACATCTCCTACTGTTTCGTCGGCTGAAAATGCCGCCGTAATCGCATCAGGCGGAAAAACGGGCAAAGCAGCTATAACAGCAAGCCTGCTGTTCCTGGGGACCCTTTTTATCATTCCATGGATAACGATGATTCCTGATACCGCTATTAGCCCTATTTTAATCCTTGTTGGGATGATCATGGCTCAAAATATTCGTCAGATTCCATTAGACAATTTGGCTGAAGCTATGCCAGCACTTTTAATCATTGTTATGATTCCATTCACATATAGTATTGCTGATGGGATGGCATTTGGATTTATTGCATATCCAATCGTAAAATTGGCACAGGGAAAGCAAAAAGAATTATCGGTAGCTTTACTTATTATTTCATTCCTTTTCCTGTTAGATTTCATAATGAAAGTCATTGGGATATAA
- the recG gene encoding ATP-dependent DNA helicase RecG, whose amino-acid sequence MLSEPVTHINGVGEKFAEDLATLHIYTVEDLLHYFPYRYDVFEIKPLGELIHEDKVTIEGRVVHDPSLAFYGKNKSRLTFTVQVENIAIKAVMFNRAFAKKQINPGDILTLTGKWDAHRLQITVSNYKKGVAEEEATIHSIYSIKGDISSGRLKKTIGQALKDHVHETTELLPLSFLDAYKLPDRKKALRTMHFPTSRVALKHARRRFIYEEFLLFQLKMQLLRRLKREATQGNAQHYDPVKIQEFKDVFPFDLTKAQQKSLNQILSDMKSPYRMNRLLQGDVGSGKTAVAAICLYASITAGKQGALMVPTEILAEQHYQSLTNLFGEKANIVLLTGAVKGKKRKEIVDAIGDHEVNIVIGTHALIQDDVIFGDLGFVIVDEQHRFGVNQRRALRDKGLSPDVLFMTATPIPRTLAITAFGDMDVSVIDEMPQGRKAIETYWTKGNTFERVLGFIEKQISVGEQAYVICPLIEESDKLDIQDAVDLYHQLQDYYPREVEIGLMHGRLPAEEKDSAMKQFAANEIQILVSTTVVEVGVDVPNATIMVIYDAERFGLSQLHQLRGRVGRGDKQSYCILIADPKGEVGKERMRVMTETTNGFELSEQDLKLRGPGDFFGKKQSGVPDFKVADMIHDYRALETARKDAQEIIETNLLEEDEAFYQLREYLENSSFFADKLD is encoded by the coding sequence ATGCTGAGTGAGCCCGTAACACACATTAATGGAGTAGGTGAAAAGTTTGCTGAGGACCTAGCAACATTACATATATATACAGTAGAAGACTTATTGCATTATTTTCCTTATCGGTATGATGTATTTGAAATTAAACCACTTGGCGAGTTGATTCACGAGGATAAAGTTACCATTGAGGGCAGAGTGGTTCATGACCCCTCCCTCGCTTTTTATGGAAAAAATAAATCTAGGCTCACCTTTACTGTACAGGTGGAGAATATAGCTATAAAAGCGGTGATGTTTAATCGAGCTTTTGCCAAAAAACAGATCAATCCGGGAGATATCTTAACATTAACAGGGAAGTGGGATGCTCATCGTCTGCAAATCACTGTCAGCAATTATAAAAAAGGTGTTGCTGAGGAAGAGGCAACCATCCACTCGATATATTCGATAAAAGGTGACATATCGAGTGGGAGACTAAAGAAAACGATCGGACAGGCATTAAAGGATCATGTACATGAAACGACAGAGCTCCTGCCTTTGAGTTTCTTGGATGCATATAAGCTGCCTGACCGAAAAAAAGCGCTAAGAACCATGCATTTCCCAACAAGTAGAGTAGCACTTAAACATGCGAGACGACGATTTATATATGAAGAATTTCTGTTATTTCAACTTAAAATGCAGCTCTTAAGAAGATTAAAGCGAGAAGCTACCCAAGGTAATGCGCAGCACTATGATCCTGTTAAAATACAGGAGTTTAAAGATGTCTTCCCATTTGATTTGACAAAAGCACAACAAAAATCGTTGAATCAGATTTTATCTGATATGAAATCACCATACAGGATGAATAGACTTCTGCAAGGTGATGTAGGATCAGGTAAAACTGCTGTAGCTGCGATATGTCTATATGCGTCGATTACTGCAGGAAAGCAAGGGGCGTTAATGGTTCCAACTGAAATCCTTGCAGAACAGCATTATCAATCGTTAACGAATTTATTTGGAGAAAAAGCAAATATTGTGCTATTAACAGGGGCTGTAAAAGGGAAAAAACGAAAAGAAATTGTAGATGCTATTGGAGATCATGAAGTAAATATTGTAATCGGAACACATGCCCTTATACAAGATGATGTTATTTTCGGTGATTTAGGATTTGTTATTGTGGACGAGCAGCACCGCTTTGGCGTCAATCAAAGGCGAGCTCTACGGGACAAAGGGCTAAGTCCTGATGTTTTATTCATGACTGCAACACCAATTCCACGTACACTAGCTATTACCGCGTTTGGGGATATGGATGTTTCTGTAATTGATGAAATGCCTCAGGGCAGAAAAGCGATAGAAACTTATTGGACAAAAGGGAATACATTTGAAAGAGTATTGGGTTTCATTGAAAAACAGATTTCTGTTGGTGAGCAGGCATATGTCATTTGCCCACTTATCGAGGAGTCCGATAAATTGGATATTCAAGATGCGGTTGACCTTTATCACCAATTACAAGATTATTATCCAAGGGAGGTAGAAATTGGTCTAATGCATGGCAGACTTCCTGCAGAAGAAAAAGATAGTGCTATGAAACAATTTGCTGCCAATGAAATTCAAATACTTGTTTCCACAACTGTCGTAGAGGTTGGGGTTGATGTTCCAAACGCGACGATTATGGTCATTTATGATGCCGAGCGTTTTGGTTTGTCACAACTCCATCAGTTAAGAGGGAGGGTTGGCAGAGGAGATAAGCAGAGCTATTGCATTTTAATCGCTGATCCAAAAGGAGAGGTTGGAAAGGAAAGAATGCGGGTCATGACGGAAACCACAAATGGATTTGAGTTGTCCGAGCAGGATTTAAAATTAAGGGGCCCCGGGGATTTTTTTGGAAAAAAACAAAGTGGTGTACCGGATTTTAAAGTTGCTGATATGATCCATGATTACCGGGCGCTAGAGACAGCGCGTAAGGATGCACAGGAAATTATTGAAACAAATCTGCTCGAAGAAGATGAGGCATTTTATCAACTAAGGGAATATTTGGAGAATAGTTCCTTTTTTGCCGATAAATTAGATTAA
- the fapR gene encoding transcription factor FapR, translated as MKRTKADRQQDLKATIEETPFINDEQLAQMFSVSIQTIRLDRMELSIPELRERIKSVANNQVKALPMEEVIGEVIDLELDKRAISILDIKSEHVFSRNKIARGHHLFAQANSLAVAVINDELALTAKTEIKFTRQVKEGERVIAKATMDGKNDKGLTIVKVDSFVENENVLSGLFYMYQSNEQKGDRLGEVSN; from the coding sequence ATGAAAAGAACGAAAGCAGATCGTCAACAAGATTTAAAAGCAACTATTGAAGAAACACCGTTTATAAATGATGAGCAACTTGCACAAATGTTTTCAGTCAGTATTCAAACGATACGTCTTGATCGCATGGAGCTCTCCATTCCAGAACTTCGGGAACGTATTAAATCTGTTGCGAATAATCAGGTTAAAGCATTGCCAATGGAAGAAGTGATTGGGGAAGTTATTGATTTGGAATTGGATAAGCGGGCGATTTCCATTTTGGATATTAAATCGGAACATGTATTTTCCCGTAATAAGATAGCGCGCGGCCATCATTTGTTTGCACAAGCCAATTCACTTGCTGTTGCGGTCATAAACGATGAGTTAGCACTCACTGCAAAAACAGAAATTAAATTTACAAGACAAGTAAAGGAAGGCGAGCGTGTTATCGCCAAAGCAACCATGGATGGAAAAAATGATAAAGGTTTAACGATTGTTAAAGTAGATAGTTTTGTAGAAAATGAGAACGTATTGTCAGGACTATTTTACATGTATCAATCAAATGAACAGAAAGGGGATCGCTTAGGTGAGGTTAGCAATTGA